A single window of Watersipora subatra chromosome 11, tzWatSuba1.1, whole genome shotgun sequence DNA harbors:
- the LOC137408128 gene encoding nucleolar protein 58-like gives MTGQSRGFEFNDNDLVMTHLRKKEEKKKDERKKKKKKEKKEKKKKKEKKKKKEKKEKKKKEKEKEKEKKKEKKEDKKKEKEKKKKKKKKEKKKDKEKKEKKKKKKKKEKKKEKKEKKEKKEKEKEKKKKKKKEKKKKEKKEKKKKEKEKEKKKEKKEDKKKEKMDKKKKERRRRRRRRRRRRRRRRRRRRRRRRRRRRRRRRRRIRRRRRWIRRRRKEEGEEGEEEEEEGEEEGEEGEEGEEGEGEEEEEGEEEEEEEEGEEEG, from the exons ATGACTGGCCAATCTAgaggttttgagttcaatgacAATGATCTTGTCATGACTCATCTCAGGAAGAAGGAGGAGAAGAAGAAGGATGAGaggaagaagaagaagaagaaggaGAAGAAggagaagaagaagaagaaggagaagaagaagaagaaggaGAAGAAGGAGAAGAAGAAGAAGGAGAAGGAGAAGGAGAAGGAGAAGAAGAAGGAGAAGAAGGAGGATAAGAAGAAGGAGAAggagaagaagaagaagaagaagaagaaggaGAAGAAGAAGGATAAG GAGAAGAAagagaagaagaagaagaagaagaagaaggaGAAGAAGAAGGAGAAGAAGGAGAAGAAGGAGAAGAAGGAGAAGGAGAAggagaagaagaagaagaagaagaaggaGAAGAAGAAGAAGGAGAAGAAGGAGAAGAAGAAGAAGGAGAAGGAGAAGGAGAAGAAGAAGGAGAAGAAGGAGGATAAGAAGAAGGAGAAGATGGATAAGAAGAAGAAGGAAAGAAGAAggagaagaagaagaagaaggaGAAGAAGAAGGAGAAGAAGGAGAAGAAGGAGAAGGAGAAggagaagaagaagaagaagaaggaGAAGAAGAAGGATAAGAAGAAGGAGAAGATGGATAAGAAGAAGAAGGAAAGAAGAAGGAGAAGAAggagaagaagaagaagaagaaggaGAAGAAGAAGGAGAAGAAGGAGAAGAAGGAGAAGAAGGAGAAggagaagaagaagaagaaggagaagaagaagaagaagaagaagaaggaGAAGAAGAAGGATAA